One stretch of Chryseobacterium fluminis DNA includes these proteins:
- a CDS encoding YraN family protein, with amino-acid sequence MANHNDFGKLAEDIAVEFLVKNGYRILCRNFRFQKAEIDIIAEKDQMIVIVEVKARSTDTFIMPHEAVTKTKIRSIVNAANHYLEEFKKNQEARFDIISVLPDEKGILSVEHMIDAFKSFDAN; translated from the coding sequence ATGGCAAATCACAATGACTTTGGTAAATTAGCAGAAGATATTGCGGTAGAATTTTTAGTGAAAAATGGCTATAGAATTCTGTGCAGAAATTTTCGTTTTCAAAAAGCTGAGATTGATATTATAGCTGAAAAAGATCAGATGATCGTTATTGTGGAAGTAAAAGCACGTTCTACCGATACTTTTATCATGCCTCATGAAGCCGTAACAAAAACTAAAATACGGTCCATTGTTAATGCTGCCAATCATTATCTGGAAGAATTCAAAAAAAATCAGGAAGCGCGATTCGATATCATATCGGTCCTGCCGGATGAGAAAGGAATTTTATCTGTGGAACATATGATCGATGCTTTTAAGTCTTTTGATGCTAACTAA